A stretch of DNA from Pseudoalteromonas sp. A25:
TAATGATGTACCGAGATGACACTGCTACCGAAAAAGCAAATAAGCGAACCTCAAAAGCCGAAATCTGATGAATGTTGTGGTGGCGGAAGTTGCTGCCCCTGCGTTTGGGACACATACAGAGCAGCAAAAAAAGAGTGGTTAAAAAACCAACAAAAGATTCCCCTTTCGAACAAATAACAAGCAAACAAATTGCATTAAAAATTTAGTTTCCCTGCGCTTTTTACCCATTTTTTAACTGTAACTTACCGTTAACCCTTGGATTTAACGAAAAATTATTTAAAAATTTGCCTTTATTTAAATCGCTGCTACGGTTATAACGGGTGCAAAGAATATTTGCATCACAAGTTAATGATATGTATATATAAGTTGCAATAAAAAGCAAACATGAGTTTTGTTTAAAAGCTTATGACAACAAAAATCAAACTGGGGAAACAGGATGAAACTACAATTAAACGCGATTAGTCGTGCAATTACTTATGCTATCGCTTCAACTGCATCTGTTGGTCTATTTTCAACAACCGCTATGGCGGAAGAGAATAGTGCTAAAAAAGAAAAGATTGAAAAAATAGCGGTCGTTGGTTCGCGTGCAGCA
This window harbors:
- a CDS encoding oxidoreductase-like domain-containing protein, translating into MTLLPKKQISEPQKPKSDECCGGGSCCPCVWDTYRAAKKEWLKNQQKIPLSNK